A window of Bos taurus isolate L1 Dominette 01449 registration number 42190680 breed Hereford chromosome 8, ARS-UCD2.0, whole genome shotgun sequence contains these coding sequences:
- the CER1 gene encoding cerberus: MHVLFLQLLVLLPLGEAVQHGGGRQRQSSISLMLLERNRRELSMGTQEEAEEKPDLFVAVPHLIGASPAEEGQRQREKMLSRFGRFWKKPERELHPSQGLGSEQIFPGTWGLTQPKGRMPTEKSPLREEAKKFWHHFMFRMSPASQGIILPIKSHEVHQETCRTVPFSQTITHEDCEKVVVQNNLCFGKCGSLPFPEAAQHPHTFCSHCLPAKFTTRHLQLNCTNLAMVIKVVMLVEECQCMVKTEHQHGYPAQAGFRAEFHVQDPFIPGFST, encoded by the exons ATGCATGTTCTCTTCCTTCAGCTGCTGGTGCTCCTGCCTCTAGGGGAGGCTGTACAGCACGGGGGTGGTCGCCAGAGGCAGAGTTCTATCTCTCTCATGCTCCTAGAAAGGAATCGCAGAGAGCTCTCCATGGGCACtcaggaggaagcagaggagaagCCAGATCTGTTTGTGGCCGTGCCACACCTGATAGGTGCCAGCCCTGCAGAGGAgggccagaggcagagagaaaagatgCTGTCCAGGTTTGGGAGATTCTGGAAGAAGCCTGAGAGAGAGCTGCACCCATCCCAGGGCTTGGGCAGTGAGCAGATCTTCCCTGGGACTTGGGGCCTCACTCAGCCCAAGGGTAGGATGCCGACGGAGAAATCTCCTCTCCGGGAAGAAGCCAAGAAATTCTGGCACCACTTCATGTTCAGAATGAGTCCAGCTTCTCAGGGGATCATCCTGCCTATCAAAAGCCATGAAGTGCATCAGGAGACCTGTAGGACAGTGCCCTTCAGCCAG ACTATCACCCATGAAGACTGTGAGAAAGTGGTTGTACAGAACAACCTCTGCTTTGGAAAATGTGGGTCTCTTCCTTTTCCTGAAGCTGCGCAGCACCCCCACACATTCTGCTCCCACTGCCTGCCTGCCAAGTTCACCACGAGGCACTTACAGCTCAATTGCACCAACCTGGCCATGGTGATCAAGGTGGTGATGCTGGTGGAGGAATGTCAGTGCATGGTGAAGACAGAGCATCAGCATGGCTACCCCGCACAGGCTGGCTTTCGGGCAGAATTTCATGTCCAAGATCCCTTTATCCCAGGattttcaacataa